One genomic region from Haladaptatus caseinilyticus encodes:
- a CDS encoding ROK family protein → MIKSQIGLQEKVLAIDIGSTRLQAVVGTHNGEFLTEVNCQFTQPARLIEQIDEVIQWAQSYSKFDISSINISSTGLISKEDGIITSLDSSEGSEYNNIRVKDEIEDKYNVNVLLMNDCNSAVLGEWVFGEGSEYNTVAHVSISTGIGGGIVQNGNLLTGEDGQSAEIGLLTVDYSSDHSSCGVKGAWEAYCSGRGIPSFVAQKLTQENSDSSLYSYNSLSAKDLFYEAAQGDDVARNYLDQIGRYNAAGMGNLINAYNPGLVTLSGSVVLNNQESILNPLYEYLDSYVYVQEPDITVSKLGEHIGLYGSLALSQTPL, encoded by the coding sequence ATGATTAAATCACAAATAGGATTACAAGAAAAAGTTCTTGCCATAGATATCGGAAGTACACGATTACAGGCTGTTGTCGGTACGCATAACGGTGAATTTCTCACAGAGGTCAACTGCCAATTTACACAACCGGCTAGACTTATTGAGCAAATTGATGAGGTTATTCAATGGGCACAATCTTACAGTAAATTCGACATTAGCTCTATCAATATCTCTAGCACGGGTCTAATCAGTAAAGAAGACGGTATAATTACCAGCTTGGACTCATCTGAAGGATCTGAATATAATAATATAAGAGTAAAAGATGAGATCGAAGACAAGTATAATGTCAACGTGCTATTGATGAATGACTGCAATAGTGCAGTATTAGGAGAATGGGTTTTTGGAGAAGGAAGCGAATATAATACGGTTGCTCATGTATCAATCTCCACAGGAATTGGTGGCGGTATCGTTCAAAATGGGAATCTTTTAACCGGAGAAGATGGTCAAAGTGCTGAAATCGGACTTCTAACTGTAGACTATTCAAGTGATCATAGTAGCTGCGGGGTAAAAGGGGCGTGGGAAGCGTATTGTTCTGGACGTGGAATTCCTTCGTTCGTGGCGCAGAAATTAACACAAGAAAATAGTGATTCTTCACTTTATTCATATAATAGCTTGAGTGCGAAAGATCTCTTTTACGAAGCAGCACAAGGAGACGATGTAGCGAGAAATTATCTCGACCAAATTGGAAGATATAATGCAGCAGGCATGGGAAATCTGATTAATGCATATAACCCTGGGTTAGTGACACTCAGTGGAAGTGTCGTACTAAACAATCAAGAATCAATATTGAACCCATTATATGAGTATTTGGATTCATATGTATATGTCCAAGAGCCGGATATCACAGTAAGCAAACTAGGTGAACATATTGGTTTATATGGTTCACTGGCACTTTCACAAACACCTCTTTGA